TCCTCGACCGGTTGCCACCTCCATCTCCATGTACAGTCGTCCCTCTTCGCCGAGAGTAGCTATATGTTGGTCGGGGTTAATAACCTCAGCAAGGTCGCTCGGCTTTATATCGGCCGCCGTAACTTCGCCCTCACCCTCGGCTTCTAGGGTAAGTATGATCGGGTCATCAGTATAGCATCTGAATCTAACTTGCTTGAGATTTAAAACTATCTGTGTCACATCCTCCACGACGCCCGGTATGGTTGAGAACTCGTGCAGTACCCCGTCTATTCTGACTGAGGTGATGGCAGCCCCTTTCAGGGAGGATAGGAGCACCCTGCGCATCGCGTTGCCAAGCGTTATTCCGAACCCCCTTTCCAGAGGTTCGGCTATGAACTTGGCGTAGCGGTGACCATATGTTTCGCGCTCTGTAAAGAGGCGTTCCGGTTTCGTCAGTTCAACCTTTCGTATCTTCAAGGTCTATCCCCCCTTATTTCGAGTAGAGCTCGACTATCAGTTGTTCTTGGATGTCCTCGGATATCTGGTCTCTCGTCGGCAGCGCTCTGATCGTGCCCTTCATCTGATCGTAGTCCACGTCGATCCATTCCGGCACACCTCTCTGCTGGGCCATATCGATGGCATTGAGTATCCTCTCCACCTGTTTGCTCTTCGGTGCCACCTCGATCACATCCCCTGCCTTTACCAGATAGGAGGGGATATCCACTCGTCTGCCGTTGACGGTGAAGTGGCCGTGATGCACCAGTTGCCTCGCCTCACGCCTGGAGGATGCGAATCCCATCCTGTAAACCACATTATCCAATCTCGATTCCAGTATCCGCAGCAGGTTTTCGCCGGTTATGCCCCTTTGTTTTTCGGCCATCCTGAAGTATTTCTTAAACTGTCTCTCCAGCACGCCGTATAGACGTTTAACCTTCTGTTTTTCTCTGAGCTGTATG
This portion of the Candidatus Poribacteria bacterium genome encodes:
- the rpsD gene encoding 30S ribosomal protein S4; this encodes MSKYLGPVCKLCRREGMKLFLKGQRCFTDKCAFERRPYPPGEHGRRSSKLSPYGIQLREKQKVKRLYGVLERQFKKYFRMAEKQRGITGENLLRILESRLDNVVYRMGFASSRREARQLVHHGHFTVNGRRVDIPSYLVKAGDVIEVAPKSKQVERILNAIDMAQQRGVPEWIDVDYDQMKGTIRALPTRDQISEDIQEQLIVELYSK